GATGGGTAGGCATATAACACGACCGTCTAGCATCCCAAAGGATGTGAGTTCGAACCTCATCACGTACAACTTTAGggttttagctaattagcaacttttcaactacttattactttttagctactttgcaactacttagcacgttagctaacccttcccctaaccttaaccattttagctaacccttccccaaaaactaactttaaccctttaacctaactcatgaacataactctaaccttaacccctaaccctagcccctagcctagctaacatcagCCAGCTAGAATTTGTAGCATATGTGCAACATATAGTACGTTTTGCAAaatcgtaacatataatacgattgtaattcgtaacatatcatacgagaTGGAGAATGGACATCCACAATTTAATACATATCGTACGAAACATAACATGCTAAATTGAGTGTCTCGGatatacatacagaataatacaaaatgctctgagagcaGGTTGTGAATATCGCTCCTTATGATATTGACCCTATGACAAATATGAACTTACTTTTAAGCTCTTTCTCTGTGTTGTGATGTTGTGAGGGCTCTTCTGTAAATTCAACCGATGATCTGTACTTGCCTGTTAGGCTGCACAGTATGTTCCACTTCTGTGTTAGGGGCGACAACATGAATGATGAGTGTCTACTGTGGGATGGCCTGTTGTGTCACAGCAAGTGAATGATTGAAAGTCATACGCCCCTCCCTACCCAAGGCAGGGACTCCATGAGCGATGTGGCCACACCTCTGAAGATACTGTAGCTTCAAAGAAATATTTAGGTACAAGCCTGCATGCACATGTTATCATGCCACTCCTTGTCATACTAAACAGAGTGGAGAACAGAGGATTTGATCCTGATTCGATAACCCTCACAGCTATCCTCCAATCACAATGATCGGAACTCCATCACATTCTATGGCTTATGATGCTCTTAGTACTCACTCTAGCCTACTATACTAGCCCACTATAATAACTCAACACCTAAAAAACACCTTAAAATaattcactttaataactctattactactaccaccattattgctgctgttactaccactacaactattaCTACCATTCACAACCATACATACTTCAAGACTAGCTagcacacacattttctttagAAAATGTCATTTTCTAATATTATTAGGTGTGCTTGCTGAAAGCAAGAACAACTACTACAATCCATTATACTTATTATTAGAATCCAgcatacttattattattattatcggcCTTCAGCTGGAACCAGTTACGACAAAACTGTAGAAGCTACCAACACAACTTTCAAATGTTCAGGCTATCTTCaggttgtatgagatcttcagtttcttgacaatttctcacatggaatagccttcatttctcagaacaagaatagactgatgagtttcagaagaaagttatttgattctggccattttgagcctgtaatcgaacccacaaatgctgatgctccagatactcaactagtctaaagaaggacagttttattgcttctttaatcagaacaacagttttcagctgtgctaacataattgcaaaatagttttctaatgatcaactacCCTTTGAAAATgataaacttagattagctaacaccatgtgccattggaacacaggagtgatggtggctgataatgggcctctgtacgcctatgtaggtattccataaaaaaatctgccgtttccagctacaatagtcatttacaacattaacaatgtctacactgtatttctgatcaatttaatgttattttattttaatggacaaaaaatgtgcttttctttaaaaaacaaggacatttctaagtgacctcaaacttttgaacggtagcgtacgttatatacagttgaagtcagaagtttacatacaccttagccaaatacatttaaactcagtttttcacaattcctgacatttaatcctagtaaaaatcccctgtcttaggtcattttaacaatatgaaatgtcagaataatagcagagagaatgattaatttcagcttttatttctttcatcacattcccagtgggtcagaagtttacgtacactcaattagtatttggtagcattgcctttcaattgtttaacttgggtcaaacgtttcaggtagccttccacaagcttcccacaataagttgggtgaattttggcccattcctcctgacagagctggtgtaactgagtcaggtttgtaggcctccttgctcgcacacactttttcagttctgcccatacattttctataggattgaggtcagggctttgtgatggccactccaataccttgactttgttgtcgttttgccacaactttggaagtatgcttggggtcattgtccatttggaagacccatttgcgaccaagctttaacttcctgactgatgtcttgagatgttgcttcaatatgtccacataattatcctccctcatgatgccatgtattttgtgaagtgcaccagtccctcctgtagcaaagcaaccccacaacatgatgctgccacccccgttcttcacggttgggatggtgttcttcggcttgcaagcatcaaGCAGTTACGCCAATCACAGACTGTATTGAGGTGTTACACCAATATCTACCAATCACACACTGTATTGAGGTGTTACACCAAGATCTACCAATCACACACTGTCTTGAGGTATTACACCAATATCTACCAATCACACACTGTCTTGCAGTATTACACCAAGATCTACCAATCACAGTCTGTCTTGAGGTGATACACCAAAGCTATATGTTGTATTGACTGCGTGTGATTGGACATGTTGTTTTTATACAGGGTGGCTTTGGTTACAGAGGACCTGAGGGCCCACCAGGAAAACCAGGACCAGATGTAAGTACTCTACACGCCAACAGACATGGGCcgtgtccctattccctatatacttttgaccaggacccgtaGGGCCAGTGGTGAGGAACAACCCACAGTAGATATGACATCTTCTCAGTATGAATGAGCCTAGTATGTTGATATTGGTTGCTTTCTGCATATGTTCCTTCATAGTATGTAGTAAGATTAGtttagagtttttcctagccaacgtgcttctacatctgcattgcttgctgtttggggttttaggctcggtttctgtacagcactttgtgacatcagctgatgtaaagggctttataaatacatttgattgattgattgattgcaccGGTTTTAGTAAGTAGTAGACAAGCCAAAGTATGTAGTACACAGCCAAAGACCATGGATGCCACTTGCCACTGATCAAAACAGATACAAATGTTATGTAAGTGTAATATCTTGTTGCTAATGTAGATTGCAGGTAGCTCTGCACACTTTCTTCAATAGGCGTTGGTTGAAAAACGTGTTAGTGCAGACTACACTAGCACCAATACCTTGGTGTGTCTAACTCTGCTCTCACATGCCATGTTGCGTCATTAACTGGTTTCTTTAGAACCTTTATTAGAGATGGTAGAATGCCAAGTGTCAATTAAACCTCTTGACTATTAGACAACACTAAACTGCCTAAcacacctgtcacgccctggccatagagagggttttattctctattttggttaggccagggtgtgactagggtgggcattgtatgttcctttttctatgttttggtatttctttgttttggctgggtatggttctcaatcagggacagctgtctatcgttgtctctgattgggaaccatacttaggtagccttttcccacaggatTATACAATGGGTGGTAATGCCTttgaagctggtgtttggaggatatattggcttGGTTTGAAGGCCCGAGGCAATATCttctccaaacaccagcttctctAGCATTTCACTTAAGCGAACCCAACATGGAGATTTAGATTTTATTTTGTTCTTTGTTCTACATCAACCTTTACTGCATTGAACATTAGGCTTACTCACCTATCCAGAATCAGTTTGACATTATGTTGGAGTGCTGTTTGTTTACCTTTCTGAAGTGCTGTTCATCTGTTGAACCCTTAGGAAAAAATATTGCAGTCAgactgcagtataactgcagtacatTGTAATATAACTGTAGTTAGAATGTAGTATAACGGTAGTAGGCTGcaaatactgcgtccaaaataaatactttttttttttactgcagtaatgTTGCAGTTtaactgcagtacactgcagtaTTCTGCAATCACTGCATCCAAAATTCCACAgttgactgcagttactgcacttttactgcagtttcaaaatcacaatctttttttgtaagggaaatgCAGTTTGTATACATCTGAGAGGATGTATACAAACAGTGATTAAATGTGGTGATTTCCAGGGTCCCAGAGGTTTCCCAGGACTGCCAGGTCACCCTGGACTGAAAGGCCTTAAGGTCAGCAGCAACACAGTGATCACAATGCTCATATCTATGTACTGTAGTTTGAAGCATGGCTGCATgtacatttttgtacattttttaaaGTAGTTAACTTGGCACTGTGCTGTTATGAACTTCTGTGAGATTCGTTAGAGCCTAGAACAGACCTGATCAGAACTAATGAGCTAATGTCTCATCAACAGGGTCATGCAGGTCTTCTAGGAGCGAGAGGTCAATCTGGTGCTGCTGGGTCAAAGgtaaactcatcatcatgcataTCTTTATATTTGTGCTGCTTCGCAAGGTTAGTATCTAAAAGTGATCTGTTTCTGTTTGAAATTGCTGCACATatcgtgactctctctctctctgtgttatttTAAAGGGCCCATCAGGTACTCCTGGTGGAATGGGGCCCCCTGGTCCTGCGGTAGGTCATAATCAATTAGTTAATTGATAATAAATGATTATATTATTGTAATACCTGTTACTCACACACACCGATAGCTCTAAATACTCCGATATGTGTCCAATCTGTTAGTGAGGGAGTGTAATACTATGTGAAACATGATACTGTATATTTTAGGGGCCAGCAGGAATgcaaggggagagaggaaggagtggcCCAACTGGACCTGTGGTAAGAGAGATATGActacctctgacctctgacctataACTCTACATTACACAGCTCCGTCTCTTCAATCCATTGATTGCCCACCTGAATTAAATTGATCTGAGGTCAGTTCTTATTCAAAATGTGGCATGAGGCATCATTGGTTTATATGTAGgttcaaaatgttttgttttggctTATCAGTGACACATGTTGTAAcctttgttttcattttttatttatccaggcaagtcaattaagaacaaattgttatttacaatgacatcctggcttacaatgacagcctattcTGCCACTGTCCTATGGTGATGTGCATTGATGATGAGATGATAGAGGTGAATTTGTTAAATCTTCTTTCAGTTGTGCATCTCTCTCCATACAGGGGAAACGTGGTGAATCTGGACATATTGGGAAAGCAGGACCACAGGTACGACCTCTAACATCCAACAAAACATCACCCTTCAGATCAAATTATTATGATACACAAATCAGTATTACACATGCAATATAACAAATGAAAAGCAACACTGTATCTACTCAAAATACACTATTTTCCTGAAAGCCAGTATAAAAgtgttatcctctatgggctactcaacagccagttcaatcctgtggcgcgttattcaaataccttagatatgatattacttcaatttttcaaaaatatgactattttacaccattttaaagataagactctcgttaatctaaccacactgtccgatttcaaaaaggctttacaacgaaagcaaaacattagattatgtcagcagagtaccgaacCAGAAatagacagccatttttcaagctagcatataatgtcacataaacccaaaccacagctaaatgtagcactaacctttgatgaccttcatcagatgacaaccctaggacattatgttatacaatacatgcatgttttgttcaatcaagttcatatttatatcaaaaaccagctttttacattagcatgtgactagcatgtgactagcattcccaccgaacactgcaagtgaatttactaaattactcacgataaacgttcacaaaaagcataacaattatttaaagaattatagatacagaactcctctatgcactcgatatgtctgattttaaaatagcttttcggtgaaagcacattttgcaatattctcagtagatagcccggcatcacagggctagctatttagacacccagcaggtttagcactcatcaaagtcagattcactataagaaaaatgttattacctttgttgtcttcgtcagaatgcactcccaggacttctacttcaataacaaatgttggtttggtccaaaataatccatcgttatatccaaacagcggcgttttgtttgtgcgttctagacactatcctaaagggtaaataagggtgacgagcatggcgcaattcgtgacaaaagaattctaaatattccattaccgtacttcgaagcatgtcaaccgctgtttaaaatcaatttttatgccatttttctcataaaaaagcgataatattccgaccgggaatctgcgtttagataaacagacaaaggaaaagaaagcattcggtcgaagcgggcacgcgcctaagcccatagtactctgagtggccacttgccaaaagcgataaagtgtttcagccagagcctgcctcgatatctatcaactttttcccgggctctgagaccctatggaagatgtaggaagtgtcacgttattgcacagatcctgagtcttcaataaaaagagccaagatgaaacactacttctcagacaggccacttcctgcttgaaatcttctcaggttttggcctgccataggagttctgttatactcacagacaccattcaaacagttttagaaactttagggtgttttctatccaaagccaataattatatgcatattctagttactgggcaggagtagtaaccagattaaatcgggtacgttttttatccagccggttcaatactgccccctagccctaacaggatacaTTTACAAATCAGCAGTAATGTTAACTGGGCAAAAGTGATGTTTCCAGTACTAACCAACACCAGATGTGTGTCCAAAATGGCTCCCTATGtcctatatagtgtctatatagtgaaAGGAATAAGGGGCCATTTTGGATACAGCCCCAGGTGTGGATGACATGCAGCCTACTGTACCAACCAACCATCCTGGATGTGATGTGATTCTAGGGTCCTATGGGGATCACTGGAGCTCTAGGATTCCCAGGTAGTCCAGGTATAAAGGTGAGTACTGTTCATTCTTTAATATACTTTGATGGAGCACAGTCCTCTTCTTCACACCAGCCATGTACTAAATATTGGTTACTCAAACGTATAACCCAGTCCTTCCCCCTCAGAATTACATTTCATTCTAAACAGGCCCATTCGGATTACTCTGTTCCGATAAAGATGTTTATATGAGGGTGTTTTTTCATGAGGGTGTTTTATTCATTATGAGCTATGCATCTGTTCAACAACGGTTGATTAGAGTGCATGTAAACACACTCTGACTGTGACACTGTTGTCTCCAGGGGCAACCAGGGCCCCCAGGAGCACGAGGGACAGGAGGCCAGCAAGGACAAAGAGGGGAGGCCGGACGCGGGGGATTGGCTGGAGCTATGGGAATTCCTGTGTTTGGCTAATTCATGATGCTAATAATCTCTACACCTACGGTAACTGTACTATCAACAACTCACCACTTCAGGGTGTAGATTGATTCACTGAAAATCTGGTTTCTGATAAAAAACGTCCATTGAAAGTACATTTTATGCTTAACTGACTTGTCGGTTAAATTAAGTTGAAATAAATGACTTTAAAAAACATGTTGATTTCTGTAGGGTCCAACAGGAACAGAGGGAGCTGCCGGAGCCAAAGGACCATCCGTATGtataactccacccactttcATCTCTCCTTGTTCATCTCCTTGTTCAGctactcccttctcctcccctcaatctaatgtaTCTCTCACCTTCCAATATTCCAAATATTAATATCTGATTATGTGTTACTGATTATGTATTATGTAAAATCCTTGAAAGTATGTAATAGGGTGTTGACTCCCACATGccatgctgtctggacagtagactacagcctgtCCTGTTAGAATCGGCCCTGGTACAGAGTCACagagacagtagactacagcctgtCCTGTTAGAATGGGCCCTGGCACAGAGTCACagagacagtagactacagcctgtCCTGTTAGAATGGGCCCTGGCACGGAGTCACatagacagtagactacagcctgtCCGGTTAGAATGGGCCCTGGCACGGAGTCACagagacagtagactacagcctgtCCTGTAGTCCCTGGCACCTTTTCCAtcaagacagaactgccaaagggggaggagttgcaatctactgcagagataaccTGCAAAGTTCCGTCAaactttccaggtctatacccaaacagttcgaacttctaattttaaaaatgaatctctccaaaaataagtctctcactgttgccgcctgctatcgacccccctccgctcccagctgtgccctggacaccatttgtgaattgatcaccccccatctagcctcagagttcgttctgttaagtgacctaaactgggatatacttaacaccccggcagtcctacaatctaagctagatgccctcaatctcacacaaatcatcaaggaacccaccaggtacaaccctaaatccgtaaacatgggccccctcatagacattatcctgaccaacttgccctccaaatacacctctgctgttttcaatcaggatctcagcgatcactgcctcattgcctgtatccgctgtgggtctgcggtcaaacgaccacccctcatcactgtcaaacgctccctaaaacacttctgcgagcaggcgtttataatcgacctggcccgggtatcctggaaggatattgacctcatcccgtcagtcgtggatgcctggtcattctttaaaagtaaattcctcaccatcttagataagcatgccccgttcaaaaaatgc
This Salmo salar unplaced genomic scaffold, Ssal_v3.1, whole genome shotgun sequence DNA region includes the following protein-coding sequences:
- the LOC106596844 gene encoding collagen alpha-1(I) chain-like, with the protein product MGPPGPAGPAGMQGERGRSGPTGPVGKRGESGHIGKAGPQGPMGITGALGFPGSPGIKGQPGPPGARGTGGQQGQRGEAGRGGLAGAMGIPVFG